Sequence from the Miscanthus floridulus cultivar M001 chromosome 16, ASM1932011v1, whole genome shotgun sequence genome:
GTCTGTGGCCGGGGATGCGCGTCCTCCACCAACGAGGAAGCAGAGGAGCACGAGCACGAGGAGGCACGGGACCGCCATGTTCGTCACCGGCGCCGAGGAGGTCATGCTCCTGCGCGTGCTCCAGGTGCCGCCATGTTTGTCGTCGGCGTCGGGTGCGGTCGTGGACCTGCAGGCAGTGGTCCCGGCTGCCTCGCCCCCAACTTCCCCTATGTCCTGTCAGCCGCCGCCATGGACCCTATCGTCAGCCATGCCCGGAGCTCGAGCGAGGAAGGGATAGAGATAGAAGAAGTAGATGAGGGGCAAAAATATCATTTCCCGTGGTCGGTCTATGCTGTCAGGTCGAGTTGGCGTGCCACGTCAATGAAAATGGCAAGAATGTATCAAATGTTCTCTCTCAATGGTAAATATGTAGGAGCAATTTTAAGAATGCTATCTGAAGAAGAGACAtccgttataatggtaaaaagttaaatatacCGGAGGGGAGgggaaaaaaaaaaaggaaaaccgaGCGCCATACCATGAACAGTAAGGGACGTTTTGATATATAGGAATAAAGTTTATTATTATGGTAGATTTTCGTCTTCTTCAAAGTTCATCACACAATATAGGGGGGCCGATCAGACCAGGACATGACGTGGGTCCCGACGGCTTCAACGACGAGCGAGTCAATACGAGACGAGCGCTCCCGATGACGGCTTCAGCCGTAAAGCGTGATTTCCCATCCTTCCTCCCTTTGTTCGTGTCGTCATCCCCGTTCTCATCTCGTGGGCATCTCTCTGCCTTCCTTCGCCGGATAAAGCCCGTGAGGCGTGTCGCTTTCGAGGTCGTCTCGGCGGCGGTACAGCGGAGCGAGCGCCCGCGTCGTCCGGCCTCGCGGCCCCGCCGCAGCCGCCTCACGACGACGCAATACGAACCGGgcgatttttttgttttgttttttcagTCTTTTGTCGGGCAATatccttttaaaaaaaatagactATGACAGCGGCGGCGTCTTTACAATCAGcgtcgagcttacacgtctcgacaCTAATTGCTTTGGCGTCGAGGTTTAGAGTCATTTTCTACTTGTTATTGACGTGGCTATTTGTGTGGCGTGGACATAAACTCGACGCCGCTATGGATCTTGAGGCCAAGCTAGATATACGGCACCGAGCTATATAAATTGGTAAATTTTAAAgcaagtgcatgcatgcatgtctacGGATGCTGCGGCCCGAAGAGATAGGAGAAGCAACCCGCCGCTGGGCGGAGCCCAATGGCGCTGCTCACGCCACCGCTCATTCCCCTTCTCTCGCCGTCTCGCCACCGCGTCTCGTCTCCATCGCTCCTGGCGGCCGGGGCAGTTCCTAGCCATCTCATGTGTCTCTTCCCCCACAGTCACCGTCACCACGATGAACTCTGCCCGTCTGGCCCCAATGTCTGGCCGCTCCACCGGCGCCGCCGCAGGGGCGCAGCTGCTTCCCTCGACCAGGAGGAGTCTAGCGCCTCTGAAACCACAGTCGCTCCCGAGGAAGACCCAGGGCCACCGGTTTCCTCTGACGCGGCTGCTGAGGACGGGGTCGCGACTTCCGCCGAGCCGGCGGACGACCTGGAGAACATCCGCGAAATCAAAAGGGTCCGCAAACAAAACAAGTTTCAACGAAATGCACATACCTTAATGTTCTTATACCACTTATTTTAACAACGTATTCTTTTGTTTTGTTCTGCAGGGATATGGTGCTCTGTATTTGTTGACAGCTTTTCCTGTTATTATTGGAATCTCAGTCGTCCTAATTCTTTTCTACAATTCTCTGCGGTAGTGAACCCCTGTGCTCCTCCCGTTCTTGAGTGAGAATGTGAGATGTTGCCTTCTTGTAAATCTGAGTTTCAAGGCTAGTTAATCAGAGTTGCAAGGCTACTCAATTTTTCCAGCTTACACCAAGTGTTGCAAACATATGACAAGTCGTATAGATGTGAAATTCCAAATTTTGGAATGAGTCTTGaagatagttttttttttgtataaTATAACTTGTTGTTCTTTGCCAATAATCTGAACGAGAGGAATTTTTAATGAAGAATATGTTTGAATAAAAGAGGTTTTTGTCCAGATTTGATTGACTGGGTTTTATTCAAAATCCTGTAACTTAGTAGAAGGCACGAACAAAGAGTCAATGGCCCAACCTCCCAAGACTCAAAGCTTTCAGATACGATGTCCTCTCGAGCAACGCGTCGTCGATCAATTACCGGAAGGCGCGGCAGGACAAGATCGGCGGGGACGGCTTCTGGTGCGGTGTCCTGTGCATGCACCTGCCGGGCTTGTCCAGGAGGCTGAGCGAGGCGGATGACACCCGGGCGAGCACGGCGGGCCAGCCGGGGACCGTTCCAGCACGGTGTCAAAGGCGGCCTCCATGGAGAGGTTCAAGTACAGCTCGTCGTCCTCGTGCACCGTGTTCGAGCGCCCGGACGcgggcgaggaggaagaggaggtgtcGGCGTACTTCGACCTGCCGCTGGAGCTGCTGAGGATCAGCAGCGTCGACACGGAGTCGCCCGTCACGGCGGCGTTCGTCTGCGACGGCAACCGTGGCCGGAGCGGTGCCCGCGATCCCGGACTTCGATTTTAGCTTCCCCGCGCCGCCGGTTTTCTCTAATCCTTCGTCGCCAAGATCTTGAAACAACCAGAGAGGAGGTGATCAATATCCCACAAAACTCAGACTACTACTGAGCGCGGATCATGCAACAGCTTTTGCGCTATATATGCGTTGTGCTTTTGGTGTTCGTGTACATGTCgtcatcttcttttccttgctGTGTATCAGATATGCACGTTGTAGGCTAATAACGAGAGTGCAATTGTCATGGGTCTGGTGATTAGTTTCACTTATGTATCTTAACTAACTAGACTACAACTGAGATATAGCATGTTTCTTCAAATAATTTTTCTTGTTCTATTGCTTAtaaaaatatagcaaaaaaagaTTCAGCGCTGAGGTTTAAATCCAGGCCTTTGAGCTAAGTCGCGCGCGTCCTAACCAGCCGAACCGCAATGATGTTGTTGTATATTCCTCGGAACAAttatacttgtttcatttcgAACGTCAAGATTTATAGGATAATAGCTCGATGCCAAGATCTACGGCTATTTAtaaataattttttaaaaaaacctgaaaaataaaaaattcggccgcCCCGCGAGCTCTTCTGTTTTTTTACCTCTTGCGGCGGCCGTGGGTTGCACGTCCCTTCTCTTTTGCCCTCGACACCACAAAAGCAGGCGACGTCGCGTCGCGTCGCGTCACGTCAGTCGTCTGTTGCGCATGAGCCTCCGCTGTTCCACCTTGATTCCCCGACGCCGGATGGGACTGGCAGCGCCCGCCCGGGACACGACAGGTTGGATCCGAACCGTGCCGAGCGCGATGCCCCCACTCCAGAGCGAGCAGGGCAGCTGGGCAAGAGCAAGGCGACACGGGACGGGAGGAAACGCTTTGCATTCATCAACAGAAGTGCCGGCGCAGCCTGACAGGGACAGCGGCCGCGAGACGCGGCGCGCGCGCGAGAGAGAAACGTCCTGATTAGCGCAAGATCTGTGGTGTGTGCCGGGCGACTGTCGAGCAGACGTGGAGTATTTGTAGCCCACGAGCCAGAGCTAATCGGTTCCTTTCCCAATCCTGGTGCGGTGACGGGCTGACGGCAAGGCTGACTGGAAAGTGGAAGCCATCCGCGTCGCGTCGAGAGGGCGAGACGAGCCACCATCTGTTACGTGACGTGACACGGCACACAAGCTCGAGGACGAGCAGAGCAGAATCGCAGTAAAGCACCCTCACCGAACGAGAACGTCCCGAAACGGTGGACCACGAGGTGTGCGCGAACCACGAGCCCCGTGGCGTACTGGCGTTCGCGTCCCGCTCCTGCCCCCAGCAAGGAGAAAGCCCCCGAACCCCACAGCCAGCCGCAGCCCCACACCACGCCACACGCCACACCCACACACACCGCCACACGGCATCAGCCTCCTCCGTCCCCGTCCATCATCAACGGGTCAGCCTGCGCCGGGGGGCGGCCACAAGCGTCCCTGTTTAAATAGCCCCTAGCGGCCTCCCCTGCCCATCAGTTCAGCCTCGGCTGGACATCTCTCGAGTTTGTACTGGGTaagcgctctctccctctccctctctccatcCATTTGGGGATCTTTTTCCCGTTCGATTCTCCCATTGTTTAGGCGCCGAGATCGAATCGCCGGGAGGCGCAATCGTCCGTTGGGAGCACGAAGGTCGTAGTTGTAGCCACTAGCCAGTGTTGGCCTGCGCAAGCCATCACCGGGTCGTCCTCTCCGCTCTTAGGGCGCGGCGCTTAGCCGCCCGGTTGGCGGTTGCCCCCATGGTGTCGGCTCCGTCCTAGATCGTTTCCCCAGATTTTTTGGCTTTCCGGAGGCCTTACCGGCTCGCTGGCCCCTTGCGTTGGTTGGTTCCCCGGGCCCTCGATTCCTGTATATTTTTTCTACTAGTTCTGATTTGGCGTTGGAACTCGCAAGTGCCGCTCACCTGCTTTGTTGTTTGTGGCCGTCCGGAAGCACGAGGGACCGGGGGCTCCTACCCTGAGAAAGCTCCCCATGTCCCCCTCGCCTTGTGCTTGCGGCTGCCTAGTTAGTACTTCCCCCGAACATGTTTGATGCAGTTCTTCAGCTGCAAATCACCGATACGCTAGTGTGTTCGACACATTCTTCGTCAGGTTGCCTTGCCTGTTTAGAATAccctgagttttttttttcctttggaaaTTATCTCCATCTGTAGTAGTATTTTGGGAGTCCTTTATGCGGTTCTCAGATCAACTTTTGTCTGAATACGGGTATTTTGGGTTCATCACAAGATATGTCAGGTCAAGTGCCTAGTCCTTGGTCGACACGGTTGTGGGCTTATTCCTGCTGTTGCCATTTGGACTACTTTTTTCATACGAGGTTGTAGCTTTCTTTATGCGCGGCCCTGCACTAAAAAAGAACTATGCCTAGACCTTCTAGATTTATCTACCGTTCTCGGGCAAAGTTGGTGTACTCCAAGGCTTCTTCAAGATCTGTTGTCTTATGTAATTTGACATGTCATTGCAGAAATAGCTTGGTGCTCTTAATTATAACCATTGAAAATGGTCAGCGGGAGGCCGAATGGTGAACTGGATGCATGGTTTAGGAGCCTCATGGTGACCTCTAGCAGCGAGAAGGGGCAGGCTGGAAGTGGTGGTCCAGTGCCAACATTATCTGGATGGAAGGACCTTCCGATGGAGCTCCTGGTGAGGATAATATCGACTGTTGGAGATGATAGGATGGTCATTGTGGCATCTGGTGTTTGCACAGGCTGGCGTGACGCGCTGGGATGGGGGGTCACTAATCTTTCCCTTACATGGTGAGCAAGTTTCTTTCCTTCACTGCACCTCTTTAGTCAATTTTGCAGAGTGTTATGACTTTGCCATAATGATCGAAAAGGCTGTGCACTAGTTGTTGGATTCCTCAAAAATATGATGATTTTGCAATATTCCATCTGAATCCTTCCCAATATGTTGTACTCAGTTCCCTGCAGATCATTTTTCTTATTATCCAATCATTTCTTCTGTAAATGAAAATCACCTATAAGGCTATAACCCCGTGTGCTGAAATGGTCCCATTTTGCactgatgatctcatccttcCTACATGGTGGCTGCGACCAATTAGCCAAGTTAGCAATGTGTTTCAGGGGAAGTGTTAAGGGAATTCGTTTGTTTTGTTTACCATGTTGTGTTGTACATTGCTCTTTCAGTTAAAGAGAACTCCCCACCTTATCCGttatttttaaattatttttacCTCTGGAAGCAACCTGAATATTTTCAGTTCTATTATATGAGTTTAGAATAGGTTCATCTGATATTGCTTTAGGTCTATGTAATGTAACTTGCCATTGTGTACGCTATGGATATTCATATGCTTGTCTCATAAGAAACTTCGAAACGCAACTAGACCTGATCATTGACTTTCCATTTGCTTTCCTTAGAAGAAAACCTTATGGTCTGCGGTTCTTGATTTGTCTAAGTTGCCAAGCCACAAAGTTGGTATCCTTGATTTAAGTAATAATATGTGGTGAGTGGAGAAAACTAAGTCAATGAATGGCTTCATCTATCACCATAGCTTCAGCATGCACATAAGATGCATCTATACCAAATTACATGAAGAACTTTTAGTTGTCTTTAAACAAAATCGCTGCATCCATTACTTACCTGGTGGCCCAATGCAATGGATTGAAATCAAGTTTACCCCTGGATGATTTATCGTAGTTAATACTATTTTCATCCTACTTTTGGGTCTGAGGATGACATATTTCTTCCTGCTTTTTCCTAACAGCCAACCCCTCTGCTTGTGCCGAATTATATTTGGTTATATGCATAGCTTTTAAACAATGCACTGGCTAAGCTGAAAATTATATCACTTGCAGGTGCAAACAGAGCATGAATAATTTAATGATATCTCTTGCCCACAAGTTTACAAAGTTGCAAGTTCTCACTCTTCGGCAAAACAAACCTCAGCTTGAAGACAGTGCAGTAGAGGTTGTTGCCAACTACTGTCATGATCTACGTGAGTTAGACCTCAGTAGAAGCTTCAGACTTAGTGACCGCTCCTTGTATGCATTGGCCCATGGATGCCCACGGCTTACAAGACTGAACATTAGTGGATGTTCCAATTTCAGTGATACTGCCTTGATTTACCTTACTTGCCGCTGTAAAAACCTGAAGTGCCTGAACTTGTGTGGATGTGTGAAGGCTGCTACTGACAGAGCTTTGCAGGTACTTTTCGTCATATCAAGTTTTGCTAAACATGTTTCTAGTATGAACATCTACGTAGTTTCTATAATTATGATGCAGGCTATTGCTCAGAACTGTGGGCAGCTGCAATCTTTGAACCTAGGCTGGTGTGATGATGTTACAGATAAGGGAGTGACCAGCTTAGCGTCAGGATGTCCTGATCTCAGAGCTGTAGACTTGTGTGGTTGTGTTCTTATAACAGGTATTTGATCTGATTCTTTAGCAACTTAGTTTTCTTTTGTGCTTGTTGGACCGCAGTCAGTTAAGTTTAGATGGCACTGAAACCTAGCACATCCTATCTTCAACTTGCCCCCATGTTTGTTACTTCAGTCATTTGATAGGTAGAGTATGCCTTTTGTTTCGATCACAGTGCTCCATTAGACTACTATATCAAGCCATCATATGTGCCCAGCACATTCTTTCTGAAAGATCAGCCCTGACTAATGAGATGCAGTTTTATCTGAAGAAATCTGATGGGGTGCGTGGGGTGTCCACATACAGTGTATTACAGTCGTTACACCTGCACATATGCAAATATAATAGAGCGAGCATATCAATATCAGCATGCTTGCTTATAGCCTCGGTGGTAACTGAGCATATCAATACAGCGTGCTTGCTTATAGCCTCGGTGGTAACTGGGGCAGTTGATCACTGTATACAAGAGTAAACTTGTTTGTTCTTCACTAGATATCTTGTTTGTTCTTCACTAGATATCAGTGTTTGCTGTCATTATTTCAGACTCTTAGACTGAGCACCACAAGGATCTGTTCTAGCTTATAGTGAGCTTTGAGCACCATAGTCATCTTTTCAACTCTTCATTGCAGATGAGAGTGTGGTTGCTCTTGCCAACGGATGTCCGCACCTGCGCTCGTTGGGCCTCTACTACTGCCAGAACATCACGGACCGTGCCATGTACTCCCTCGCAAACAGCCGCGTGAAGAGCAAGCGTGGGAGGTGGGATGCAGTGAAAGACGGGCTCGCGAACCTCAATATCAGCCAGTGCACCGCCCTGACGCCCCCAGCGGTGCAGGCCGTCTGCGACTCCTTCCCGGCACTGCACACCTGCCCCGAGAGGCACTCCCTCATCATCAGTGGCTGCCTCAGCCTCACGTCAGTCCACTGCGCCTGCGCCCTCCACCCACACCGTGCCGGGAGAGCGCTGATGGCCAACCATGCGTACTAAGCTTGCTGGTGGCTTGGCGCCGATGGTTCTCGTGAATGGGGGCGTTTGCCTGGTGGTGGTGGCGTCCTCCAGGTGTAGAGGAAGCTCCCTGTGTACATAAACTCGAGACTTGGTGGTGTAATAAGACACCGCTGTGGTAGGACTTTGTGTGATAATCATGGAGTGGCGAATTTCTGGAGCGTGGCATGTGTACTCCAGTGCTACCTGGACATTGACTAGAAATGCTGTGGTATCTGGTATCTAGTGGACTTCTGTGTAATATGTATTTATTTTATGGACTTTGTAGGGTTGCAGTCAGATATGTCTCTAGAAGGAGACTTGTTGCGGAACTCAAACCTAAAATGGTGTCTAACACAATATCTATAGTATCTAACAGGGTATCTATATGGAAGATCCATTTTAGGTGCCAGGAGAGGCATATGGAAGACTCATATTTTAAGTGTCAGGAGAGGCATATGTAAGACCCATTTTAGGTGTTAGAAGAGGCATAACCTAAATTTGAGTATCCTCTCTTCTGGAGATCTATTTGCAAAAAATATTGTCTTTTGGGTCTTATTGTTGGTGAAGACAAAAAATATGTATTGAATTATTTGTCTATAGTACTACCCAAAAGACGAATATGTCTTTTTATTTTGGGTTGACGTTGTTGGAGACAGTATCTTAATGGCAAATGCATGGCTCTGTTGGAATTTTTGCAAAGGGAAAAATACTAGGGGAATTGGAGTGTTACCTTAGAAACTCACTTCGACAGGCCCTATAATGGGGGAAATTGGAAAACCCACACCCATTAATTACTTGGTTTTTGTTTTGTCCCTTGATGAATTTTGTTGCAAATGTAAAAACATGTAACACACCTGTGTGGGTTTGTTGCAAAACCATCCCCGTACACACATGCTTAACCAATTTAACGCACTTTCATCAATCTGGAACTACCAACATAAcatatctatctatatatcttaTAAAAAATAAATTTGGCTGGTtttctatctcaacatgcaaaCTATTCATGTCATTCCCACATCATTCCCTCATTAGTATTTATGGCATTCTCACCAAATGGCATATTGTCCTCCATTAACTTTCTTTCTTTTCATACAAAGCTTTATTTATTGACCATTAGTTAAACTTGCATGTCTCACAAAACTATATTgatcatttatttattttattttttattatattgTTTATAGTTATAGGCTTATGACTATTGGATAGTATATTTGTTATTACAAATCTAATAATATCAATTTTTTGTTATAATAATTAAAAATTGTTGTTCAAATATTATAAAGTTTGACAACTGATGTATCTGGGCCTTATaagttaggccttgtttagttggcaaattttttgatgaaatggtactgtagtactttcgttgttatttgataattagtatccaatcatagtctaattaggcttaaaagattcgtctcgtgaattttatctaaactgtgtaattagttttattttttatttatatttaatgcttcatgcatgcgtctaaaaattcgatgtgacgggaaatcttgaaaaattttgcaaaatgaagtggaaTTAAACGGTACCTTAGATCGGAGGGAGTAAGgagtaaaaaaaaaaagttgtgaTACATACGAAACGAAAAGGAGgaggatagagatagagatatattaaaaaagagagagatagagacaTATTGAAGAAATAGAAGGATACATTGAAACGAGAATAACAAGTAATTTGAGATAACTATAAAAAGTTGGAATACTATTGTTACGGAACGTACAGGGAGTATGAATTATGAATCTACGCGAGGTTAACAGCTGTGTAGTAGTAGTTGCCATAGCCCATAGCCCAGAGGCGTCGTATGCGAGGGCGGGCCGGATTATGGCGGCGCGGGGGCCCGAAGATCCAGCACTGCAGGCGCACCTGGTGGGCCAGGAAAATCGCACGGTTGCACGTGGACACGGGCCTTGCAATCACACACGTCCAGGTCCGCAGTCACACGTGAAACCATGTGCAATCACACACGGGCACACTGCGCACGTCCCACGGGCGGCCGGAGCTCGGATCTCTGCTGTGCGAGTTCGGCGCCGGCCGTCTCGTCCCGTGCGGCCGTGCGTGTGGTCTGGCATGCCCAGCTGCCCACCATGAATGATGGCGCAGCGCCCGATCGATGCTTCGCGGCACGACGAGAGGTCGGCGGCGCGCCCTCGTGCGCCACTCTGCCTCGCCCCATCATGTCTCGTAGTTTCGCACGTGGCACGCACCAGACATTTCTCATTTCCTCCTCCTTGCAGTCTCCCCGATCACCCATCCTACGGTCGCCGCTACTCAATCGCGCTGACGGCACCAGTAGTCCTGTTTGGTGGCTCACCTACTGCCACGAAAAGCGACCCTGTGAGTGACGACCAGCGTATAATCTCTCTCGGATCGATCCCGCAGTGATTGGGCATTCCGGATAAGACCACCGGACCAGTATGCCGCGTGCCAAAAAAAGTCAACAATCAACACTCAGCACTCAGCACAGCAGCGCCAGCAACCCCGTTCCGGTAATCAACAAATCATTATCCCctattctctctctctgtcttttttttttttgaaagtaagCCCTATGCCCTTTTGACTCTAAAACACGCATACTATTCTAGTAGTGCTCATAGCCTTATGAATCCTAGTCAGTACGTTTACTCGGTCCACGGGGGTGGAGTAGAGTAGGTTCTCACCAAACCACGCACTTTCACAGCGGAATAGTTGGCTCGCGGCTGTCTCTGGAACGCGCGAATTTCGTCAACAAATCCCACCGTTTCCCTGCCAAATCGACTAAATTCGGTGCGTTCCGGGGGAGCAAAATTTTGGTCGGGATGGGTAGGTTGGCCAGGCTAGGGCTTCTTGCCGCGTCACGCCCGGCGTGGGGGGTCTCCTTTGTTATACCCGCCCCCAACAACCCACGCGCGGCACCCACCGTTTCTGCCCGCGTCCTCTCCTCTTCTTCGTCGCCTGTCCTGCTCTGCGCTCTCACCCTCCGCAGGCAGTTTActcgctcgctcgccgccgcgcGCTGGGCCTCCACCCTTCCGCCGACTCCGCATATTGGACTGCCGCCCGCTGCTTGGCCGTCGGCGGCCCACGCACCGCCCGATCCTCGCAGGTAAGGGTCTCTCGTTTGCGACATCGTTTTGCTCCTTTATTTCCCTTTCCGGGGCCCTCGATCGTTCCGTTGAGCGGTGGCAGTAGACCGCACGATCGTGCCGTTAGTGGAGAGATGCTCAGGGATAGCGTGTGTTGCAGCTGCTCCGACTCCGACGGAGAAGGGGCAATTAAATTAGGAGCGCTATGTTGGTGGAAACGGAGGAAGGAAATCGCCGCGTCTTTGCTAGTTGAGGGGGAGAATCGCAGGGTTTGATGTTAGCGGAGAATCGTAGGGTTTCATCGGAGTTAACTACCGAAGATCCAGCTTCGCAAAATCATCTGTTGAGGGCCAATTTCGTCGTAGTTCGTGGGAGATTTTTCCTCCTCCTCCGATTTCTGTAGCTGTTTTAATGCTTATTTTTATATCACAACGTATAATATTGGTGGAGAATACAAGTATGTTGGTTCTTACTGGTCTAACTTCCACATATTTGTTTTTATTTATCCATTAATTACTCGGGACTTCACAGCTGGATTCCATCTGCAATGTTGCCTTAGCATGTAGTCTAGGTATGAATACACATGCTCAGTAATAAGACTAAGATGTCTGCCTACTTTAAGCCTTTAGGTATACTTCCCACTCGATTTGGTTTTGGTTCCAAGAGCACCAAGTTAGTCAACGTTGCAGGTCTGGGGGTTAAGGTTACCAAGTCTTAGA
This genomic interval carries:
- the LOC136513013 gene encoding F-box protein SKP2A-like isoform X2, producing the protein MVSGRPNGELDAWFRSLMVTSSSEKGQAGSGGPVPTLSGWKDLPMELLVRIISTVGDDRMVIVASGVCTGWRDALGWGVTNLSLTWCKQSMNNLMISLAHKFTKLQVLTLRQNKPQLEDSAVEVVANYCHDLRELDLSRSFRLSDRSLYALAHGCPRLTRLNISGCSNFSDTALIYLTCRCKNLKCLNLCGCVKAATDRALQAIAQNCGQLQSLNLGWCDDVTDKGVTSLASGCPDLRAVDLCGCVLITDESVVALANGCPHLRSLGLYYCQNITDRAMYSLANSRVKSKRGRWDAVKDGLANLNISQCTALTPPAVQAVCDSFPALHTCPERHSLIISGCLSLTSVHCACALHPHRAGRALMANHAY
- the LOC136513013 gene encoding F-box protein SKP2A-like isoform X1, coding for MVSGRPNGELDAWFRSLMVTSSSEKGQAGSGGPVPTLSGWKDLPMELLVRIISTVGDDRMVIVASGVCTGWRDALGWGVTNLSLTWCKQSMNNLMISLAHKFTKLQVLTLRQNKPQLEDSAVEVVANYCHDLRELDLSRSFRLSDRSLYALAHGCPRLTRLNISGCSNFSDTALIYLTCRCKNLKCLNLCGCVKAATDRALQVLFVISSFAKHVSSMNIYVVSIIMMQAIAQNCGQLQSLNLGWCDDVTDKGVTSLASGCPDLRAVDLCGCVLITDESVVALANGCPHLRSLGLYYCQNITDRAMYSLANSRVKSKRGRWDAVKDGLANLNISQCTALTPPAVQAVCDSFPALHTCPERHSLIISGCLSLTSVHCACALHPHRAGRALMANHAY